The following proteins are encoded in a genomic region of Lactiplantibacillus plantarum:
- a CDS encoding HIT family protein: protein MACIFCQPLPYILENDLAAAFFDKKPVSPGHLLIIPKAHYATYFDVPTATRNAMLALLTQAKAYLDAHNHPDGYNIGINVDPAAGQTVMHCHLHLIPRYQGDVPDPAGGIRKMLPDGVPDLR from the coding sequence ATGGCTTGTATTTTTTGTCAGCCGTTGCCGTATATTTTGGAGAATGACCTAGCAGCGGCCTTCTTCGATAAAAAGCCGGTGAGTCCGGGGCATTTGTTGATTATTCCGAAAGCACATTATGCCACGTATTTTGATGTGCCCACGGCGACCAGGAATGCGATGCTCGCCTTACTGACCCAAGCAAAAGCGTACCTAGATGCGCACAATCATCCGGATGGCTATAATATTGGCATTAACGTTGATCCGGCTGCGGGCCAAACCGTAATGCATTGTCATCTCCATCTGATACCGCGATATCAAGGTGACGTGCCAGACCCCGCGGGTGGCATTCGTAAGATGCTGCCGGATGGTGTACCGGATTTGAGATAG
- a CDS encoding NUDIX hydrolase — protein sequence MCMADLFEKVGRPGKVLSTTPVYHGPIFDLVKQTIQTPDGLEVKRDLIQHGNAVTILAITADDQVVLGSEYRVGRNAETISLPAGLINAGEDPLTAAARELQEETGYIAHEPQIMTQISSSEGFTDETVSLILTHIDPQEHGERHFDADEYVNTQLVPLSKVIDLLKNGQIRSAQGICAITWYLNFIR from the coding sequence ATGTGTATGGCAGATTTATTTGAGAAAGTTGGCCGGCCTGGTAAGGTCCTATCAACGACACCGGTGTATCATGGGCCGATTTTTGATTTGGTCAAACAAACGATTCAAACACCTGATGGATTAGAAGTAAAACGCGATTTGATTCAGCATGGGAACGCCGTCACGATTTTAGCCATCACTGCGGATGATCAAGTCGTGCTAGGTTCAGAGTACCGGGTCGGTCGCAATGCCGAGACGATTAGTTTACCTGCTGGCCTCATTAATGCGGGGGAAGATCCGTTAACGGCCGCGGCCCGTGAATTACAAGAGGAGACGGGCTACATTGCCCATGAACCACAAATTATGACGCAAATTAGCTCGTCGGAAGGTTTCACGGACGAAACGGTCAGCTTGATTTTGACTCACATTGATCCGCAAGAACATGGCGAACGACATTTTGACGCGGACGAATACGTGAATACGCAACTTGTCCCGCTCAGTAAAGTGATTGACCTATTAAAGAATGGCCAGATTCGTTCAGCACAAGGAATCTGCGCAATAACATGGTACTTGAATTTTATTCGATAG
- a CDS encoding sugar O-acetyltransferase translates to MNLDEKFAYMATGQPYRDTDAELTALRDQATLTTNAVNATADPETKETLLRQLVGSAGRKPFVNPNFRVEFGRNIHLGDNFYANYDCVMLDGAPITIGSQVLLGPKVGLYTSNHLFDATERIRGGCIARPITIGDGCWLAANVTVLPGVTIGANTIIGGGSVVTHDIPANVIAAGNPCQVIRPITAADRTGYTGAQFELS, encoded by the coding sequence ATGAATTTAGATGAGAAGTTTGCGTATATGGCGACTGGTCAGCCGTATCGAGATACGGATGCAGAACTAACGGCGTTGCGTGACCAAGCGACGTTGACAACGAACGCGGTCAATGCGACTGCTGATCCAGAGACTAAAGAAACTTTATTGCGACAATTGGTTGGTTCAGCTGGTCGCAAGCCATTTGTAAATCCTAATTTTCGCGTTGAATTTGGACGGAACATTCATCTAGGTGATAACTTTTATGCCAACTATGATTGTGTAATGTTAGATGGGGCGCCAATTACGATCGGCAGTCAGGTCTTGTTGGGGCCAAAAGTCGGCCTTTACACGAGCAACCACTTGTTTGATGCAACCGAACGAATTAGGGGCGGCTGCATCGCCCGACCAATCACAATTGGTGATGGTTGTTGGCTAGCCGCTAACGTCACCGTATTACCAGGAGTGACCATTGGTGCTAACACGATTATTGGTGGTGGGAGCGTGGTAACCCACGATATTCCAGCTAACGTGATTGCGGCTGGCAACCCTTGCCAAGTTATTCGACCAATCACGGCGGCCGACCGCACTGGTTACACCGGGGCGCAATTCGAATTGTCATGA
- a CDS encoding pentapeptide repeat-containing protein has translation MQDPRIIPAELTTGAFFDILADEDHSLSYIQVSEEDVSHQHIEHPMLDHVHFENVRFTASQFERLDLTDAIFINCDFSNCQFEKASWLRVQFKDCKLVGVDLNEAALNNVAFDHCQLDLAMLCDMRFKTVTFDHCRLNGASFMNNRLTTVKFNETSLDQVAFNDTALKNIDLSTCQFERLELDTAAARGMIVNIDQAAYLAAALNGIKVKP, from the coding sequence ATGCAAGATCCCCGCATTATCCCAGCAGAATTAACGACTGGCGCTTTTTTCGATATTTTAGCAGATGAGGACCACAGCTTAAGTTATATTCAGGTTAGTGAAGAAGACGTGAGTCACCAGCACATCGAGCACCCCATGCTGGATCACGTGCACTTCGAAAATGTCCGGTTTACGGCCAGTCAATTTGAACGGCTTGACTTGACCGATGCCATCTTTATCAATTGTGACTTTTCTAATTGCCAGTTTGAAAAAGCCAGCTGGCTACGCGTTCAATTCAAAGATTGTAAGCTCGTCGGTGTCGACTTGAACGAGGCTGCCCTCAATAACGTCGCCTTTGACCACTGTCAGCTCGACTTAGCCATGCTGTGCGACATGCGGTTCAAAACCGTGACCTTTGATCACTGTCGGCTGAATGGGGCCAGCTTTATGAACAATCGACTAACGACCGTCAAGTTTAACGAAACCAGCCTTGACCAAGTCGCTTTCAACGATACCGCCCTCAAAAATATTGACCTAAGCACCTGTCAATTCGAGCGTCTCGAACTTGATACTGCCGCAGCACGCGGTATGATCGTCAATATTGATCAGGCTGCTTATTTGGCTGCTGCTTTAAACGGCATCAAAGTTAAACCCTGA
- a CDS encoding Cof-type HAD-IIB family hydrolase, translated as MITTIALDLDNTLLTSEKTISPRTEAVLKQLHSAGKRIVLCTGRPIKAIQPYLQQLELNQPTDYAITFNGGLVQQNTTGDVLARTSVTKQDLQPLFEQAQRDHFYLDVIDLKQVYSITDLGKSPYEEFLQGLMPFKNVRFADLPADDLFGKVVSAGQDAKTVQAKLPSQITDFFHVVPSRRTLLEFLPPHTDKASGLKQLLGHFNEDYDNLMAFGDEENDLGMLTAAKVGVAMANAIPAVKAATTHATLSNDADGVAVFLENYFN; from the coding sequence ATGATTACGACCATTGCGTTAGACCTAGATAATACGTTACTAACTTCTGAGAAGACGATTTCTCCGCGAACTGAAGCAGTTCTCAAACAGCTGCATTCGGCCGGCAAACGGATCGTACTGTGTACTGGGCGACCAATTAAGGCGATTCAACCATACTTACAACAACTTGAACTCAACCAACCAACTGACTACGCGATTACCTTTAATGGTGGGCTCGTTCAGCAAAACACGACTGGTGACGTCCTTGCTCGTACTAGTGTGACCAAACAAGATTTACAACCCTTATTTGAGCAAGCCCAGCGCGATCATTTCTACTTAGACGTGATTGATTTGAAGCAAGTCTACTCCATTACGGATCTAGGCAAGTCACCGTACGAAGAATTCTTGCAAGGCTTAATGCCATTTAAGAATGTTCGTTTTGCCGACCTGCCTGCTGATGATCTATTCGGTAAAGTCGTTAGTGCTGGTCAAGATGCTAAAACAGTCCAGGCCAAATTACCAAGTCAAATTACCGATTTCTTCCACGTGGTCCCATCCCGGCGGACTTTGTTGGAATTCTTACCACCGCATACTGATAAGGCCAGTGGTTTGAAACAACTCCTCGGTCACTTTAATGAAGACTATGACAACTTGATGGCCTTTGGGGACGAAGAAAACGACCTAGGAATGCTAACCGCCGCCAAAGTTGGCGTAGCGATGGCGAATGCGATTCCTGCGGTCAAGGCTGCAACCACCCATGCCACCCTGAGTAATGACGCGGACGGGGTCGCCGTTTTCCTAGAAAATTACTTCAACTGA
- the thrC gene encoding threonine synthase, with protein sequence MKTLYRSTRETASHTMTSSQAVLQGLTPDGGLFVPVTLPTANFDFDQLATMSYQEVAYEVLKLFFTDYTADELHACIDAAYGDQFDDSQIAPVTKHGQQYYLELFHGPTIAFKDLALQILPHLMTTAVKKNHLQAEVVILAATSGDTGKAAMAGFANVDQTRIIVFYPKDGVSAIQKQQMVTQTGANTSVVAINGNFDEAQTTVKKLLNDHQLHAELAAHQFQFSSANSINIGRLFPQVAYYVYTYAQLIKQGQIKNGDEINFSVPTGNFGDILAGYYAKQLGTPIHKLICASNRNNVLTDFFNTGTYDKNREFFLTSSPSMDILVSSNLERLLFYLTGSDATATAKLMTDLQTTGRYTITPAMRANLADFWAGFVTESQDQAEIHHLNHAHHYTIDPHTAVASAVAKQYQAATRDQRPMVVVSTASPYKFPQAVLTAITGELSAVDGLAAVDQLHELIQTPIPATVTALRTAPVRHKRVADVDDMGTTIKTILNLN encoded by the coding sequence ATGAAAACACTTTATCGCAGTACCCGCGAAACTGCAAGTCACACCATGACGTCATCACAAGCCGTACTTCAAGGCCTGACGCCGGATGGTGGTCTCTTTGTGCCCGTAACGCTACCGACCGCTAATTTTGACTTCGACCAGCTCGCCACGATGAGCTACCAAGAAGTTGCTTACGAGGTCCTTAAACTCTTCTTCACGGATTATACCGCTGATGAATTACACGCCTGCATTGACGCGGCTTATGGTGATCAGTTTGATGACTCCCAAATTGCGCCGGTCACCAAGCATGGTCAGCAGTATTACCTTGAACTTTTTCATGGACCGACCATTGCATTCAAAGACTTGGCCCTTCAAATCCTACCGCATTTGATGACAACGGCAGTTAAAAAGAACCATTTACAAGCCGAAGTCGTTATTTTAGCGGCCACCTCGGGCGATACTGGTAAAGCTGCCATGGCCGGGTTTGCCAATGTTGATCAGACTCGCATCATCGTCTTCTATCCAAAAGATGGTGTCAGCGCAATCCAAAAACAGCAGATGGTGACCCAAACCGGAGCCAATACTAGTGTTGTTGCGATCAATGGTAACTTCGATGAGGCCCAAACAACGGTTAAAAAACTGTTAAACGACCACCAACTACACGCGGAATTAGCCGCCCACCAGTTCCAATTTTCAAGCGCTAATTCCATCAATATTGGTCGTTTATTCCCACAAGTGGCCTATTATGTCTACACCTACGCTCAACTTATCAAGCAGGGGCAAATCAAGAACGGTGATGAGATTAACTTTAGTGTTCCAACTGGGAACTTTGGGGATATTTTAGCTGGCTACTATGCCAAACAACTGGGCACGCCCATTCATAAACTGATCTGTGCTTCCAATCGCAATAACGTTCTCACCGATTTCTTTAATACCGGGACTTATGATAAAAACCGTGAATTCTTCTTGACGAGTTCACCGTCCATGGACATCTTAGTCTCAAGTAACTTGGAACGGCTCCTCTTCTACTTGACAGGATCAGACGCCACGGCGACTGCTAAACTAATGACTGATTTGCAAACGACCGGCCGTTATACGATTACACCGGCAATGCGTGCCAACTTAGCTGATTTTTGGGCCGGCTTCGTGACTGAAAGCCAAGATCAAGCTGAAATTCATCACCTGAACCATGCCCATCACTACACAATCGATCCACATACGGCCGTGGCCTCGGCGGTTGCCAAACAGTATCAAGCCGCAACCAGAGATCAGCGGCCCATGGTGGTTGTTTCAACCGCTAGTCCGTATAAATTCCCACAGGCCGTCCTAACGGCAATTACTGGTGAGCTTAGTGCGGTAGATGGCCTAGCCGCAGTTGATCAGTTACATGAGTTGATTCAAACGCCCATTCCAGCAACGGTCACAGCCCTCCGTACTGCGCCCGTGCGCCATAAGCGGGTTGCGGATGTTGATGATATGGGAACGACCATTAAAACAATTTTAAATCTTAACTAG
- a CDS encoding glycoside hydrolase family 13 protein: MQLAGIRHRPESEDIAVLAAHQLQVRLQTARDDVAQVEILFADSYLWQEGTTALERRIMQPGLATQGNQYWQTTLTVPTNRVVYAFLITDTTGATVGYGEGGFFDDVATNWQTVGNYFHMPYMHVSDAELPPAWVKETVWYQIFPERFANGVRQNDPANVQPWGAGRVHRDSFYGGDLPGITAHLDDLAALGVNGLYLCPIFTSPSNHKYDTIDHFEIDPHFGTKADFQALVDGAHARGMRVMLDAVFNHFGEQSPQWQDVIKNGEQSRFADWFHIHGWPVGRDPKTKRLNYETFATGAAMPKVNTQNPAVQAYLIDVTKYWIEQFGIDAWRFDVADEVDHGFWRALCGALRAIKPDVYLLGESWHSSQSLVGNGQFNAVMNYPLTQPILALFNGQLNLEDYVGKTNLELMMYRQPNQQAMFNALDTHDTPRLLTTLHGQLTKFKSALTLLMLLPGSPCIYYGTEVAMAGGADPDNRRCMNWQPDEQEQQVRQFVTRLIKFRRQQADFLATSQLTWTIDGHCLILTRTDVEQTIQGRFNLGAQAVSTVSGVSPILTAGITANEMAPGGFELTVA; encoded by the coding sequence ATGCAACTAGCTGGAATTAGGCACCGCCCTGAAAGTGAAGATATAGCCGTCTTAGCCGCACATCAACTACAGGTACGACTACAAACTGCGCGTGACGATGTTGCCCAAGTGGAGATTTTATTTGCCGATTCTTACTTATGGCAAGAAGGAACAACAGCGCTAGAGCGGCGGATAATGCAGCCCGGATTAGCGACGCAGGGCAACCAGTACTGGCAGACGACGCTGACCGTACCGACTAACCGGGTGGTCTATGCCTTTCTGATCACGGATACGACCGGTGCGACGGTTGGCTATGGTGAGGGTGGCTTCTTTGACGACGTTGCCACTAACTGGCAAACAGTGGGCAACTATTTTCACATGCCATATATGCACGTCAGTGATGCGGAGCTGCCACCGGCATGGGTTAAGGAGACGGTCTGGTACCAGATCTTTCCTGAACGGTTTGCAAATGGTGTGCGGCAAAATGACCCGGCTAATGTTCAACCGTGGGGTGCTGGGCGTGTTCACCGTGATTCATTTTATGGTGGGGATTTGCCCGGAATTACAGCGCATTTAGATGATTTGGCTGCACTGGGGGTCAATGGCCTGTACTTGTGTCCCATTTTCACGTCACCATCTAATCATAAGTATGATACGATCGATCATTTTGAAATCGATCCCCACTTTGGTACGAAAGCCGATTTTCAGGCGCTAGTCGATGGCGCCCATGCGCGCGGTATGCGCGTGATGTTAGACGCCGTCTTTAATCATTTTGGCGAGCAGTCACCACAGTGGCAAGATGTGATTAAAAATGGCGAGCAGTCACGGTTTGCTGATTGGTTTCATATTCATGGCTGGCCGGTGGGACGTGATCCGAAGACGAAGCGGCTTAATTATGAAACCTTTGCGACGGGAGCAGCGATGCCGAAAGTTAACACCCAGAACCCCGCGGTACAAGCTTACTTGATTGATGTGACCAAATATTGGATCGAACAATTCGGGATTGACGCTTGGCGTTTTGATGTTGCTGATGAGGTCGACCATGGTTTCTGGCGAGCGTTATGTGGTGCCTTGCGGGCAATCAAACCTGATGTGTACCTATTAGGTGAGTCTTGGCATAGTAGTCAATCGTTAGTCGGTAACGGCCAGTTTAACGCGGTTATGAATTATCCACTGACACAACCAATTCTGGCGTTGTTTAATGGTCAACTCAACCTTGAAGATTACGTTGGTAAAACCAATCTGGAATTAATGATGTATCGTCAACCTAATCAACAGGCGATGTTCAACGCGTTGGATACGCATGATACGCCACGGCTACTGACCACGTTGCATGGTCAGTTAACTAAATTTAAATCTGCACTCACGCTACTGATGCTATTGCCGGGGAGCCCGTGTATTTATTATGGAACGGAAGTGGCCATGGCCGGTGGTGCCGACCCTGACAATCGTCGGTGCATGAACTGGCAACCAGACGAGCAAGAACAACAAGTTCGACAATTTGTCACGCGTTTGATCAAGTTTCGCCGGCAACAGGCCGACTTTTTAGCAACTAGCCAATTGACATGGACGATTGATGGTCACTGCTTAATCTTAACGCGGACGGATGTTGAACAGACGATTCAAGGCCGCTTTAATTTAGGTGCACAGGCAGTCTCAACAGTAAGTGGCGTATCGCCAATCTTAACAGCGGGTATTACCGCAAATGAGATGGCACCGGGAGGCTTTGAATTAACCGTGGCTTAG
- a CDS encoding LVIS_2131 family protein, whose product MTSAWNWIGIIAWIIVLALVVWVFHHIRVRRIKMIVERKHTFEWGNLIITTVELIVSLGLLVGMGYVTFNHQVDLSDAKDVKVTYQVEPLVLRVGTNGSYYVAVDRGTTQKPVHIYNYWVNGAKYTVSSNKATVVTNLSQVKVADAGIPWSQKQLVKEDRQHEKAYAVKLTATYQPSFWNGLGVHVGHQAMTRWLIRVPAQSFINTTDVQSN is encoded by the coding sequence ATGACTTCTGCATGGAATTGGATTGGGATCATTGCGTGGATCATTGTTTTGGCGTTAGTCGTGTGGGTATTTCATCATATTCGCGTACGACGCATCAAGATGATCGTGGAACGTAAGCATACGTTTGAGTGGGGAAATCTTATCATAACCACCGTTGAATTAATCGTTAGTCTCGGATTACTAGTTGGCATGGGATACGTGACTTTCAATCACCAGGTCGACCTGTCAGATGCTAAGGACGTTAAGGTAACGTATCAAGTTGAACCACTGGTTTTGCGAGTTGGAACTAATGGTTCCTACTATGTCGCGGTGGATCGAGGCACGACCCAAAAACCCGTGCATATTTATAATTACTGGGTTAATGGTGCGAAATATACTGTTTCAAGTAACAAGGCGACCGTGGTGACTAATCTTTCACAAGTTAAAGTGGCGGATGCTGGTATTCCGTGGTCACAAAAGCAGCTGGTTAAAGAAGACCGGCAGCACGAAAAAGCCTACGCAGTGAAGCTGACAGCCACTTATCAGCCGTCATTCTGGAATGGCTTAGGTGTCCATGTGGGGCATCAAGCCATGACGCGGTGGTTAATTCGTGTGCCAGCCCAGTCATTTATTAATACGACCGATGTGCAATCTAACTAA